In Rhodococcus rhodochrous, a single genomic region encodes these proteins:
- a CDS encoding precorrin-2 C(20)-methyltransferase, whose amino-acid sequence MSDTMPGRFYGVGLGPGDPELITRKAARLIAEADVLAYYSGTHGRSIARSIAADLIPDGVIEELLVYPVTTGTTDHPGGYDGAIADFYDESAARLAVHLDAGRTVVVLCEGDPLFYGSYMYLHDRLAPRYPTEVVPGVTSVSAASAAAAEPMVRRTDVLTILPGTLPAPELARRLADTDGAAIMKLGRTFPAVREALAQSGRLDDAVYVERASMDRQRILPVTEVDADAVPYFSVILTAGDRSPRNRAVADRSRPSVATEVTHPEANELFVVGLGPADEKWLTAEAADALAQVDHVVGYGPYVDRVPVRPGLHRHSSGNTVEVDRARFALDLALAGEKVAVVSGGDAGVFGMASAVFEAAQDDTYASVPIRVLPGVSAVQAVAARAGAPIGGDFAVMSLSDRLKPWDVIEKRLAAVSEADLVLGIYNPASRSRTTQVADARTVLLKHRPADTVVVIGRDVGRPGESLEVTTLEKLDPANIDMKCLLIVGAAGTSVTPTGAVWTKRSVDGQSAGSSTTDWTSRP is encoded by the coding sequence ATGAGCGACACGATGCCAGGCAGGTTCTACGGCGTGGGCCTCGGTCCCGGTGATCCCGAACTCATCACACGCAAGGCCGCGCGGCTGATCGCCGAGGCCGACGTGCTCGCCTACTATTCCGGCACGCACGGCCGCTCCATCGCCCGGTCGATCGCCGCCGACCTGATCCCGGACGGGGTGATCGAGGAACTGCTCGTGTACCCGGTGACGACGGGCACCACCGATCACCCGGGCGGCTACGACGGTGCGATCGCCGATTTCTACGACGAGTCCGCCGCCCGGCTGGCCGTCCACCTCGACGCGGGACGCACCGTCGTCGTGCTCTGCGAAGGCGACCCCCTGTTCTACGGCTCGTACATGTACCTGCACGACCGCCTCGCTCCGCGATACCCGACGGAAGTGGTGCCGGGGGTGACGTCGGTGTCCGCCGCATCTGCTGCGGCCGCCGAACCGATGGTGCGCCGCACCGACGTCCTCACCATCCTGCCCGGCACGTTGCCCGCCCCGGAACTCGCACGGCGGCTCGCCGACACCGACGGCGCGGCGATCATGAAGCTGGGCAGGACGTTTCCCGCCGTCCGGGAAGCTCTCGCCCAGTCCGGTCGCCTCGACGACGCCGTCTATGTCGAACGCGCGTCGATGGATCGGCAACGCATCCTGCCGGTCACCGAGGTCGACGCCGACGCGGTGCCGTACTTCTCGGTGATCCTCACGGCCGGTGACCGCTCGCCGAGGAATCGCGCCGTCGCCGACCGATCACGGCCCTCCGTAGCGACCGAGGTGACACATCCGGAGGCGAACGAACTGTTCGTCGTCGGGTTGGGTCCCGCGGACGAGAAGTGGCTGACCGCCGAGGCCGCCGACGCACTCGCGCAGGTCGATCACGTCGTCGGATACGGACCGTATGTCGATCGCGTCCCGGTACGTCCCGGCCTGCACCGTCATTCGAGTGGCAACACCGTCGAGGTCGACCGCGCGCGATTCGCTCTCGACCTCGCGCTGGCGGGCGAGAAGGTCGCGGTGGTCTCCGGTGGCGACGCCGGGGTGTTCGGGATGGCGTCCGCGGTGTTCGAGGCCGCCCAGGACGACACCTACGCGTCGGTGCCGATCCGCGTCCTGCCGGGTGTCTCCGCGGTGCAGGCCGTCGCGGCGCGTGCCGGCGCCCCGATCGGCGGCGACTTCGCGGTGATGAGCCTGTCGGATCGACTCAAGCCGTGGGACGTGATCGAGAAGCGGTTGGCTGCGGTGTCGGAGGCCGATCTCGTCCTGGGCATCTACAACCCGGCGTCCCGGTCTCGGACCACGCAGGTCGCGGATGCGAGAACGGTACTGCTGAAGCATCGTCCGGCCGACACCGTCGTCGTGATCGGGCGCGATGTGGGACGGCCCGGTGAGTCGCTCGAGGTCACGACACTCGAGAAACTGGATCCGGCGAACATCGACATGAAGTGCCTGCTCATCGTCGGCGCTGCGGGCACCTCCGTGACACCGACCGGCGCGGTGTGGACGAAACGGTCGGTGGACGGTCAGAGTGCGGGATCGTCGACGACCGACTGGACGAGCCGGCCGTAG
- a CDS encoding MFS transporter, with protein MGRTTSASSTTVTTLLSLAGLVAALQTTLVIPLLPDFPEILDVSAGAATWLVTITLLTGAVATPIVSRSADMFGKRRMMVLSLAMMVVGSLIAALGGSYIAVLVGRALQGFSSALIPVAMAVLRDLLPREKVASAVALTSATMGIGGALGLPAAGVLYDTLGWASVFYVSAAAGVLLLVGILVTVPAGASGTRGRFDLVGAVLLSLALVALLLGISKGPVWGWSSPQTLVSLGAAAVVLAIWVPYELRVPVPMVDLRVSSRRPVLLTNIAGLFVGFAAYANTLSTTQQLQLPEITGFGFGLSAATAGLCMVPGGLTMLVVSPLSARMTARFGGRTTLLAAGLLMTVAYGFRMVFDDTVALIVIGSVLVSIGNAMAFATMPALIMGAVPLSETAAANGLNSLLRTIGSSSMSAVVAALVAGLTMEVAGTVFPAHSAFVAMFGIAGVATFSAGLAAMFLPRHRPSTTSVADASVEAKA; from the coding sequence ATGGGACGAACGACATCGGCGTCGAGCACGACGGTCACGACGCTGCTGAGCCTGGCGGGTCTCGTCGCGGCTCTGCAGACCACGCTGGTCATTCCGCTGCTCCCGGACTTCCCGGAGATCCTCGACGTCTCGGCCGGCGCCGCGACCTGGCTGGTCACCATCACGTTGCTGACCGGAGCGGTGGCGACCCCCATCGTCTCCCGGTCGGCCGACATGTTCGGCAAGCGCCGGATGATGGTGCTGTCGCTGGCGATGATGGTCGTGGGGTCGTTGATCGCCGCGCTCGGCGGGAGCTACATCGCCGTCCTCGTCGGCCGCGCGCTGCAGGGCTTCTCCTCGGCACTCATCCCGGTCGCCATGGCCGTGCTGCGCGACCTGCTGCCCCGCGAGAAGGTCGCGAGCGCGGTGGCGCTGACCAGTGCCACGATGGGCATCGGTGGCGCACTGGGTCTACCGGCAGCGGGCGTTCTCTACGACACCCTGGGGTGGGCCTCGGTCTTCTACGTCTCGGCGGCTGCCGGTGTGCTCCTGCTGGTCGGCATCCTCGTCACGGTCCCGGCGGGCGCCTCGGGTACCCGGGGCCGCTTCGACCTCGTCGGCGCAGTGCTGTTGTCGCTCGCTCTGGTGGCGCTGCTGCTCGGGATCTCGAAGGGACCGGTCTGGGGCTGGTCGAGTCCGCAGACCCTCGTGAGCCTCGGGGCGGCCGCCGTCGTTCTCGCGATCTGGGTCCCGTACGAACTGCGCGTTCCCGTCCCGATGGTGGATCTGCGGGTCTCGTCCCGTCGCCCTGTTCTGCTCACCAACATCGCCGGGCTCTTCGTCGGCTTCGCGGCGTATGCGAACACCCTCTCCACGACGCAGCAACTGCAACTTCCGGAGATCACCGGTTTCGGATTCGGTCTCAGTGCGGCGACCGCGGGTCTGTGCATGGTTCCGGGTGGACTCACCATGCTTGTCGTCTCTCCGCTGTCGGCGCGCATGACCGCACGATTCGGCGGCCGCACCACTCTGTTGGCCGCAGGACTGCTCATGACCGTGGCCTACGGATTCCGCATGGTCTTCGACGACACCGTCGCACTCATCGTCATCGGGAGCGTCCTCGTCAGCATCGGTAACGCGATGGCCTTCGCGACCATGCCGGCGTTGATCATGGGTGCCGTCCCGCTCTCGGAGACCGCAGCGGCCAACGGACTCAACAGCCTGCTGAGGACGATCGGATCGTCGAGCATGAGCGCGGTGGTCGCGGCACTGGTCGCCGGGCTCACCATGGAAGTCGCCGGGACGGTCTTCCCGGCCCACAGCGCCTTCGTGGCGATGTTCGGGATCGCCGGCGTCGCGACGTTCTCCGCTGGCCTGGCAGCCATGTTCCTTCCGAGGCATCGACCGTCGACGACGAGCGTTGCGGACGCATCCGTGGAGGCGAAGGCGTAG
- a CDS encoding VWA domain-containing protein — MYVYPFGAVVGSDDLALALTLCAVSPTIGGVLVRGEKGTAKSTTVRAHAALLPPVTVVDGCRFSCDPDAPDPSCPDGPHPADTASHVRPVRLVELPVGAAEDRVTGALHLGKALADRTAEYEPGLLALAHRGVLYVDEVNLLHDHLVDLLLDAAAMGRSTVERDGVSVEHASRFVLVGTMNPEEGELRPQLLDRFGLAVDVAAPRDPHVRAEIVRRRMAFDADPAGFTARWADRDAEWSRRVVAARERVPQVVLSDDALVSIAEVCAAFDVDGMRADLVTARTAIAHAAWHDRLEVTREDIAAAARLALPHRRRRNPFDAPTSSDDLLDDLLGGDDPDPGPDDDPGGGESAPDDSAAETSSGSGDRLSTSLASASDPFRARVFSVDRVGRGAAGRRSRAVTTIGRTVGSRRGDSGPVHLPATIRATVLTDQGLQLRRKIIEGRETNLVLFCVDASGSMAARNRMVQVKTAVLSLLLDAYRRRDTVGLVTFRGAGATVALPPTNSVDVAAARLRELPAGGRTPLAEGLIEAAEIIRRHSLRDPRRRALLVVVTDGRATAGPDAVQRSLDTADVIAAQGISSVVVDSETGRFRMGLAARLAERLGADYVPVGEVDAEALTGIVRERAA, encoded by the coding sequence ATGTACGTGTATCCGTTCGGCGCGGTGGTCGGTTCCGACGACCTCGCGCTGGCCCTGACCCTGTGTGCGGTGTCGCCGACGATCGGCGGTGTGCTGGTGCGTGGCGAGAAGGGCACCGCGAAATCGACGACGGTGCGTGCCCACGCCGCGCTGTTGCCGCCGGTCACCGTCGTGGACGGGTGCCGGTTCTCGTGCGATCCGGACGCGCCCGATCCGTCCTGTCCGGACGGTCCTCATCCGGCCGATACAGCCTCGCATGTCCGACCGGTTCGGCTGGTGGAACTACCCGTCGGCGCGGCGGAGGATCGCGTCACCGGAGCGTTGCATCTCGGCAAGGCACTGGCCGACCGCACGGCCGAATACGAACCCGGTCTTCTGGCCCTGGCCCACCGCGGTGTGCTGTACGTCGACGAGGTCAATCTCCTGCACGACCACCTGGTCGACCTGCTGCTCGACGCCGCGGCGATGGGTCGCTCGACCGTCGAACGCGATGGGGTCTCCGTCGAGCACGCCTCCCGATTCGTCCTGGTCGGAACGATGAATCCCGAGGAGGGTGAGCTTCGCCCGCAGTTGCTCGACCGCTTCGGACTCGCCGTGGATGTGGCCGCGCCCCGCGACCCGCACGTGCGCGCCGAGATCGTGCGGCGGCGGATGGCCTTCGACGCCGATCCGGCCGGATTCACCGCGCGGTGGGCGGATCGGGATGCCGAGTGGTCGCGTCGCGTCGTCGCCGCGCGCGAACGCGTCCCGCAGGTCGTACTGAGCGACGACGCGCTGGTCTCGATCGCCGAGGTGTGCGCGGCGTTCGATGTGGACGGCATGCGTGCCGACCTGGTCACCGCCCGCACGGCCATCGCGCACGCGGCCTGGCACGACCGCCTCGAGGTGACACGCGAGGACATCGCGGCAGCGGCCCGGCTCGCGCTTCCGCACCGTCGGCGGCGCAACCCGTTCGACGCCCCCACCAGCAGCGACGACCTGCTCGACGACCTGCTCGGCGGAGACGACCCCGATCCCGGCCCCGACGACGATCCCGGTGGCGGCGAGAGCGCACCCGACGACTCGGCAGCGGAGACGTCCTCCGGCTCGGGCGACAGGTTGTCCACCAGCCTGGCGTCGGCATCGGATCCGTTTCGTGCCAGGGTGTTCTCCGTCGATCGGGTCGGGCGCGGGGCGGCCGGCCGTCGGTCGCGGGCGGTCACCACGATCGGCCGCACAGTGGGCAGTCGCCGCGGCGATTCCGGTCCGGTTCACCTTCCCGCCACGATCCGCGCGACCGTCCTCACCGATCAGGGTCTGCAGCTGCGCCGCAAGATCATCGAAGGCCGCGAGACCAATCTCGTCCTGTTCTGTGTCGACGCCTCCGGGTCGATGGCCGCACGCAACCGGATGGTGCAGGTCAAGACCGCTGTTCTGTCGCTGCTGCTCGACGCCTACCGCCGTCGCGACACCGTCGGCCTCGTGACCTTCCGCGGCGCCGGCGCGACCGTCGCACTCCCGCCGACGAATTCGGTGGACGTGGCCGCCGCACGGCTACGCGAACTCCCCGCCGGTGGGCGGACCCCGCTGGCGGAGGGCCTGATCGAAGCGGCCGAGATCATCCGGCGCCATTCGCTGCGGGATCCGCGACGACGCGCCCTGCTCGTCGTGGTCACGGACGGTCGCGCCACCGCCGGACCGGACGCCGTGCAGCGCTCGCTCGACACCGCGGACGTCATTGCTGCACAGGGAATCTCCTCGGTGGTGGTGGATTCCGAGACGGGACGTTTCCGGATGGGTCTCGCGGCCCGTCTCGCCGAACGCCTCGGCGCCGACTACGTACCCGTCGGCGAGGTCGATGCTGAGGCACTGACCGGAATCGTTCGGGAGAGGGCCGCCTGA
- a CDS encoding cobalt-precorrin-4/precorrin-4 C(11)-methyltransferase — MTVHFVGSGPGAADLLTLRAVNLLREVPVVLYAGTYLDADTLSHCRDDAELIDTQHLDLDGITAHLVDAHRRGLDAVRLCSGDPSLYSALTEQTRRLDAAGVPWDVTPGVPAYAAAAAALGTELTVPELVQTVVLTRTQARSTAMPDTEALTRVAGIRASLVLHLAITRIRVLAEELTAEYGADCPVAVVAFASRPNQVVLRGTLADIADGVEAAGLKHTAVIVVGHALGVRERPDVACSHLYDPARERLGLG, encoded by the coding sequence ATGACCGTCCATTTCGTCGGATCCGGACCCGGAGCGGCCGACCTGCTCACGCTGCGAGCGGTGAACCTGCTGCGCGAGGTCCCGGTCGTGCTGTACGCCGGTACCTATCTCGATGCCGACACGCTGTCGCACTGTCGTGACGACGCCGAACTGATCGACACGCAGCACCTGGACCTCGACGGGATCACCGCGCATCTCGTCGACGCGCACCGGCGCGGGCTCGACGCCGTGCGATTGTGTTCCGGCGACCCGTCGCTGTACTCGGCGCTCACCGAACAGACGCGACGACTCGACGCCGCAGGCGTGCCCTGGGACGTCACGCCCGGTGTGCCCGCCTACGCCGCGGCGGCCGCGGCACTCGGCACCGAGTTGACCGTTCCCGAACTCGTGCAGACGGTCGTGCTGACCCGCACGCAGGCCCGGTCGACGGCGATGCCCGACACCGAGGCTCTGACGCGGGTCGCGGGGATCCGGGCGAGTCTCGTCCTGCACCTGGCGATCACCCGCATCCGTGTCCTGGCCGAAGAACTCACTGCCGAATACGGCGCCGATTGTCCCGTCGCGGTGGTCGCGTTCGCGTCGCGGCCGAACCAGGTCGTGCTGCGCGGCACCCTCGCCGACATCGCCGACGGTGTCGAGGCGGCCGGCCTGAAGCACACCGCGGTCATCGTCGTCGGACACGCTCTCGGCGTGCGTGAACGGCCGGATGTCGCCTGCTCGCACCTCTACGACCCCGCTCGCGAGCGCCTCGGTCTCGGATAG
- a CDS encoding precorrin-8X methylmutase, with protein MTLRPPPRRYDYVTDGAEIYVRSFATIRAESELSAIPASAEKVAVRMIHASGQTDLARDLVIHSDLVPSARTALNAGAPILTDANMVASGVTRTRLPAGNDVVCLLADPRVPELAERWGTTRSAAAVSLWADRLEGSVVAIGNAPTALFHLLEMLDDGAPRPAAIVGVPVGFIGAAESKEALLDHPLQIPHLVVRGRRGGSAMASSAINALAQEKE; from the coding sequence GTGACCCTTCGACCTCCCCCGCGTCGGTACGACTACGTCACCGACGGCGCCGAGATCTACGTCCGGTCGTTCGCGACGATCCGCGCCGAGTCGGAGCTGTCCGCGATTCCTGCGAGTGCGGAGAAGGTCGCGGTCCGGATGATCCATGCAAGCGGGCAGACCGATCTGGCACGAGATCTCGTGATCCACTCCGATCTTGTTCCGTCCGCCCGCACTGCTCTGAACGCAGGTGCTCCGATCCTCACCGACGCGAACATGGTGGCCTCCGGGGTCACCCGTACGCGCCTGCCCGCGGGCAACGACGTGGTGTGCCTGCTCGCCGACCCACGTGTCCCCGAACTCGCCGAGCGGTGGGGCACGACCCGCTCCGCAGCGGCGGTGTCGTTGTGGGCCGACCGCCTCGAAGGCTCCGTCGTCGCGATAGGCAATGCCCCGACGGCCCTGTTCCATCTGCTCGAGATGCTCGACGACGGCGCCCCGCGACCGGCCGCGATCGTCGGTGTTCCCGTCGGGTTCATCGGCGCCGCGGAGTCGAAGGAGGCGCTGCTCGACCATCCGCTGCAGATCCCCCATCTGGTGGTGCGGGGGCGCCGCGGCGGGTCGGCGATGGCGTCGTCCGCGATCAATGCACTTGCCCAGGAGAAGGAATGA
- the cobO gene encoding cob(I)yrinic acid a,c-diamide adenosyltransferase — protein sequence MPKGQPTVVPDDGLTTRQRRNRPLLMVNTGDGKGKSTAAFGLALRGWNQGWSVAVFQFVKSAKWRLGEQTAFETLADLHDERGTGGPIEWHKMGSGWSWSRKEGTEEDHAADALAGWREIQRRLAAEEHGLYVLDEFTYPIAWGWVDIDEVVDTLTSRPGRQHVMITGRRAHPKLVEVADLVTEMTKVKHPMDAGQKGQRGIEW from the coding sequence ATGCCGAAGGGACAGCCCACCGTCGTACCTGACGACGGTCTCACGACCCGCCAGCGCCGCAACCGGCCGTTGCTGATGGTCAACACCGGTGACGGAAAAGGAAAGTCCACGGCCGCATTCGGTCTCGCGCTGCGGGGCTGGAACCAGGGCTGGTCGGTCGCCGTCTTCCAGTTCGTCAAGTCCGCCAAGTGGCGCCTCGGCGAGCAGACCGCCTTCGAGACCCTCGCCGACCTGCACGACGAGCGCGGCACCGGCGGACCCATCGAGTGGCACAAGATGGGATCCGGATGGTCGTGGTCGCGCAAGGAGGGCACCGAGGAGGACCACGCTGCCGACGCCCTCGCCGGATGGCGCGAGATCCAGCGACGCCTCGCCGCGGAGGAGCACGGCCTGTACGTGCTGGACGAGTTCACCTATCCGATCGCGTGGGGATGGGTCGACATCGACGAGGTCGTCGATACGCTGACCTCTCGGCCGGGACGCCAGCACGTCATGATCACGGGGCGGCGGGCGCACCCGAAGCTCGTCGAGGTCGCCGACCTGGTGACGGAGATGACGAAGGTCAAGCATCCGATGGATGCGGGTCAGAAGGGCCAGCGAGGGATCGAGTGGTGA
- a CDS encoding bifunctional cobalt-precorrin-7 (C(5))-methyltransferase/cobalt-precorrin-6B (C(15))-methyltransferase, translating into MGPMRQTTGITVVGIGADGWSGVPSTVRERILAAEVLLGGRRHLDLIPAGAAVREEWPSPLLPGLDDLLDRHVGKDVVALASGDPLVSGIGTTLIRRLGRDAVEVIPAVSSVALARARMGWWAEECETVTVVGREIDALRRVLTRGRKLVVLVDGARVADVATLLVAAGFGNSRVAVLSHLGAADESRIDAKAAHLTDTGVRSLSLMCVEVDGPAGLSTVPGLDDSLFEHDGQLSKRTVRVAAVCALAPRPGELLWDVGAGAGSVGIEWARTDPRCRTLAIEKDERRAGAIERNAAALGVPSTVRVVRGAAPAALDGLPVPDAIFVGGGGSREGVLDTCWDALPPGGRLVAHAVTLETEAGLVQWWKTHGGELTRLSVEHADPIGTFTGWRAQRPVVQWSAVKGER; encoded by the coding sequence ATGGGACCGATGCGACAGACGACAGGCATCACCGTTGTCGGAATCGGGGCGGACGGATGGTCCGGTGTGCCGTCCACCGTCCGGGAGCGGATTCTCGCGGCCGAGGTCCTGCTCGGTGGCCGGCGCCACCTCGACCTGATTCCCGCCGGCGCGGCGGTGCGTGAGGAGTGGCCGTCGCCGCTCCTGCCCGGCCTCGACGACCTCCTCGACCGGCACGTCGGCAAGGACGTCGTCGCGCTCGCGTCCGGCGATCCACTGGTCTCCGGAATCGGCACCACACTGATCCGGCGCCTCGGACGCGACGCCGTGGAGGTGATCCCGGCGGTCTCGTCGGTGGCACTCGCCCGCGCACGCATGGGCTGGTGGGCAGAGGAGTGCGAGACGGTCACTGTCGTGGGGCGTGAGATCGATGCTCTGCGCAGAGTTCTGACGCGCGGACGCAAACTCGTCGTCCTCGTCGACGGTGCACGTGTCGCGGATGTTGCGACGCTCCTGGTGGCCGCCGGTTTCGGGAACTCACGGGTTGCGGTGTTGTCGCATCTCGGTGCTGCGGACGAGTCCCGGATCGATGCGAAGGCGGCCCATCTGACCGATACGGGCGTCCGGTCTCTGAGTCTGATGTGCGTCGAGGTCGACGGACCGGCAGGACTGTCGACTGTGCCCGGTCTCGACGACTCCCTGTTCGAGCACGACGGACAGCTCAGCAAGCGGACCGTGCGTGTCGCGGCGGTGTGCGCACTCGCACCGCGACCGGGAGAGTTGCTGTGGGACGTCGGTGCGGGAGCCGGGTCCGTCGGAATCGAATGGGCGCGAACCGATCCGCGCTGTCGTACTCTCGCGATCGAGAAGGACGAGAGGCGCGCCGGCGCGATCGAGCGCAATGCCGCCGCTCTGGGAGTGCCGTCGACCGTGCGCGTCGTCCGTGGTGCCGCTCCCGCCGCGCTCGACGGACTCCCGGTGCCCGACGCGATCTTCGTCGGCGGGGGAGGAAGTCGTGAGGGTGTGCTCGACACGTGTTGGGACGCATTGCCTCCCGGCGGTCGGCTCGTCGCGCACGCGGTGACGCTGGAGACCGAGGCCGGCCTCGTGCAGTGGTGGAAGACGCACGGCGGTGAACTCACCCGTCTGTCCGTCGAACACGCAGATCCCATAGGAACATTCACCGGCTGGCGTGCGCAGCGACCGGTCGTGCAGTGGAGCGCAGTGAAAGGCGAACGATGA
- a CDS encoding cobalamin biosynthesis protein CobG: protein MRLRAPGGQVPAGALRALSNASIAYADGDVHLTSRGNLQLRGIDLDEDGAVPTGLADAVAAAGLLPSASHERVRNIVASPLSGLVGGLADVRPLVRELDTGLCADPALVNLPGRFLFGLDDGRGDIAALRCDLTAVALDDGTARIVVGGLDGPTVPLAEAPETLLRLARRFVEIRGSVWHVRQLPRAGAELDGTLPTSRPPAVTMPYGTLGDAVSVLVPLGILTPAMVAALPDRGVVVTPWRGLVLPSGSNLVALRETGFETAPDSAWQRVTACTGAPGCSLAGGDTRALARRIVAGDTTDSRIHVAGCERACGAPHSPHRLVFARSTP from the coding sequence GTGCGGCTTCGCGCGCCCGGAGGGCAGGTGCCCGCCGGTGCGCTCCGAGCACTGTCGAACGCGTCGATCGCCTACGCCGACGGCGACGTGCATCTGACGTCGCGCGGAAACCTGCAGCTCAGAGGCATCGACCTCGACGAGGACGGTGCCGTCCCCACGGGACTGGCCGATGCCGTCGCCGCGGCCGGCCTGCTCCCGTCGGCGAGCCACGAACGGGTGCGGAACATCGTCGCGTCGCCGCTGTCGGGTCTCGTGGGCGGACTCGCCGACGTCCGGCCTCTCGTCCGCGAACTCGATACCGGGCTGTGCGCCGATCCGGCCCTCGTCAACCTACCGGGCCGGTTCCTGTTCGGCCTCGACGACGGTCGCGGCGACATCGCCGCCTTGCGGTGCGACCTCACCGCTGTCGCACTCGACGACGGCACCGCACGCATCGTCGTGGGTGGTCTCGACGGGCCGACGGTGCCACTCGCGGAGGCTCCGGAGACGCTCCTGCGACTCGCCCGCCGCTTCGTCGAGATCCGCGGGTCGGTGTGGCACGTGCGCCAACTTCCGCGTGCGGGAGCGGAACTCGACGGTACCCTTCCCACATCACGGCCACCGGCCGTCACGATGCCGTACGGCACGCTCGGCGACGCGGTATCGGTGCTGGTCCCGCTGGGAATTCTCACCCCCGCTATGGTCGCTGCCCTGCCCGATCGCGGTGTGGTCGTCACGCCGTGGCGCGGCCTGGTACTCCCGTCCGGGTCGAATCTCGTTGCGCTGCGCGAAACCGGCTTCGAGACGGCCCCGGATTCGGCGTGGCAGCGGGTGACCGCGTGCACGGGAGCACCCGGGTGTAGCCTCGCCGGAGGTGACACCCGAGCGCTGGCTCGCCGGATCGTCGCCGGAGATACCACCGATTCCCGAATTCACGTCGCCGGATGCGAACGCGCCTGCGGCGCACCGCACTCGCCTCACCGCCTCGTTTTCGCCAGGAGCACCCCGTGA
- a CDS encoding TetR/AcrR family transcriptional regulator has protein sequence MTERTTRDVILDAARPLFAERGFNGTTIRDVAEAAGVSPALVMKLTGSKAELFQAAAPDSPGLAEATRHDEPVGYRMVRAVVERRDSDDYDFWAVAPFLVREAADPAVARARTNERVVARIAALIGDESAGLVRSQIVVTLLLGLAGSLRTFELLPRDEMPSESLIETYGRLVQSVVDDPAL, from the coding sequence GTGACCGAGCGAACCACCCGCGACGTCATCCTCGACGCCGCACGACCGCTGTTCGCCGAGCGCGGATTCAACGGCACCACGATCAGGGACGTCGCCGAAGCAGCCGGTGTCTCACCGGCTCTCGTGATGAAACTGACCGGCAGCAAGGCCGAGCTCTTCCAGGCGGCAGCTCCGGACTCGCCCGGACTCGCCGAAGCCACGCGTCACGACGAGCCGGTCGGGTACCGGATGGTGCGTGCGGTCGTCGAGCGACGGGATTCGGACGACTACGACTTCTGGGCGGTGGCACCCTTCCTGGTCCGTGAGGCAGCGGATCCGGCTGTGGCCCGCGCACGGACGAACGAGCGGGTCGTCGCCCGCATCGCGGCACTGATCGGGGACGAATCGGCAGGGCTGGTGCGCTCGCAGATCGTCGTCACCCTCCTGCTGGGACTGGCGGGCAGCCTGAGGACGTTCGAGTTGCTGCCGCGCGACGAGATGCCCAGCGAGTCGCTGATCGAGACCTACGGCCGGCTCGTCCAGTCGGTCGTCGACGATCCCGCACTCTGA